Proteins encoded in a region of the Campylobacter sp. RM16189 genome:
- a CDS encoding BCCT family transporter: protein MKFKAAKFNLYPKTEPKSMEAAKLAMNITFFHWGVGAWATYAIVALILAFFAYRHNLPLTLRSAFYPLIGERIYGKIGDVIDVFAVVATLFGVATSLGYGVVQVNAGLTHVFGAPSMHITLLVVLCLLATVSAASGVDKGIKILSNSNIIMAIIFMLFILFLGNTTDLLQRLVQNSGNYVSTLISNTFNLYAYQKANSSWLGGWTLLYWAWWLSWSPFVGLFIARISKGRTIREFVVGALLVPTGFTFMWMTFFGNSAITLVQNGFSELAEAANSNTASALFMFLDSFKFSSLLGTIAVIMIAIFFITSADSAAMIMNMLCSNGKDKTPLWQKIFWGAAIGVVSCFLMLGGGLASLQAMTIASALPFTIALLVAIYGLFQALRVDLIKKQSRNLANMPVSEMSKTWQERLKTIISLPNKKNADKFISEVIKKVFDEVRAEFEKNGLQAKISKDEKRNFINLIVGLGDEMDFSYGVKLVRMESPDYTRALEGDDLYYRAEVFLKEGGQDYDILGWSEATIINDIVEQYRKHMQFLHTIRGV from the coding sequence TTGAAATTTAAAGCCGCTAAATTTAATTTATATCCTAAAACAGAGCCTAAAAGCATGGAGGCTGCCAAGCTTGCCATGAATATCACTTTCTTTCACTGGGGTGTGGGCGCTTGGGCTACTTATGCCATCGTCGCGCTTATACTTGCCTTTTTTGCGTATAGACACAACCTTCCTCTTACTCTTAGATCGGCGTTTTATCCGCTTATAGGCGAGAGAATTTACGGCAAGATCGGAGATGTGATAGACGTTTTTGCAGTGGTTGCGACACTTTTTGGAGTGGCTACCTCTCTTGGATATGGAGTCGTGCAGGTAAATGCAGGGCTTACTCACGTGTTTGGCGCTCCTAGTATGCATATAACTTTGCTTGTAGTGTTATGTCTGCTAGCTACCGTTTCAGCCGCAAGCGGAGTGGATAAGGGCATAAAAATTCTTTCAAATTCAAACATCATCATGGCTATTATATTTATGCTTTTTATATTGTTTTTAGGAAATACCACCGATCTTCTTCAAAGGCTCGTGCAAAATAGCGGTAACTACGTATCCACGCTTATCTCAAATACCTTTAACCTCTACGCGTATCAAAAAGCAAACAGCTCTTGGCTTGGCGGTTGGACGCTTCTTTACTGGGCATGGTGGCTCTCTTGGTCGCCTTTTGTAGGGCTTTTTATCGCTAGGATTTCAAAGGGTAGAACAATAAGAGAGTTTGTCGTAGGAGCACTTTTGGTGCCTACGGGATTTACCTTTATGTGGATGACTTTCTTTGGAAACAGCGCTATAACTCTTGTTCAAAACGGATTTAGCGAGCTTGCCGAAGCTGCAAATTCAAACACCGCATCGGCTCTTTTTATGTTTTTGGATAGCTTTAAATTTTCAAGTCTGCTTGGCACTATAGCCGTGATTATGATCGCGATATTTTTCATTACTTCGGCTGACTCTGCGGCGATGATTATGAATATGCTTTGCTCAAACGGCAAGGACAAAACTCCTCTTTGGCAGAAAATTTTCTGGGGAGCGGCGATTGGCGTTGTATCTTGCTTTCTTATGCTTGGTGGCGGACTAGCCTCGCTTCAAGCTATGACGATAGCTTCCGCACTTCCTTTTACTATTGCGCTTTTAGTAGCTATTTACGGGCTTTTTCAGGCTCTTAGAGTAGATCTCATAAAAAAACAAAGTAGAAATTTAGCCAACATGCCCGTTTCTGAGATGTCTAAAACTTGGCAAGAGAGGTTAAAAACGATCATATCGCTACCAAATAAGAAAAACGCGGACAAATTTATAAGCGAGGTTATCAAAAAGGTCTTTGATGAGGTGAGGGCTGAATTTGAGAAAAACGGCTTGCAGGCTAAAATTTCAAAGGACGAAAAGCGAAATTTTATAAATTTGATCGTAGGGCTTGGCGATGAGATGGACTTTAGCTACGGAGTAAAGCTAGTTAGAATGGAAAGCCCTGATTACACCAGAGCTCTTGAAGGAGATGATTTGTATTACAGAGCCGAAGTGTTTTTAAAAGAGGGCGGACAAGACTATGATATACTCGGCTGGAGCGAGGCTACTATCATAAACGACATCGTTGAGCAGTACCGCAAACACATGCAATTTTTGCATACGATTAGGGGCGTGTAG
- a CDS encoding sodium-dependent transporter, with translation MKRGSWSSRLTYILAIAGATVGFGATWRFPYLVGQNGGGAYVLTFCIAMIVIGIPMILVENAIGRRLKVNVIDSFSGVANGKKIAKIWRVAGYMSLAGAFGIMAYYMVIGGWVLNYIAQILFGSLDLARVVDFATTSAFYEQNIVNNPFAVGFATLVFVMVNYIILTQGAVEGIEKAAKYLMPILFLLMITMVVKNITLEGAMEGIKFYLTPDFSKISMKLFVDVLGQVFFALSLGFGVMITLSSFVKKDEALVKISVITGILNTVIAVLAGFMIFPSLFSFGVTPDSGPSLVFKSLPIVFSHMPFGGVFAVTFFTLLMIAALTTSLPIYEVLITTLQEKMKIDRKKAILIVLSAIFVLGNLPSLMATNLLSEVKIFGKNIFDAYDAISATIFFVLTSLLCAIFVGWVLRDEAKAEILQGSENHKKIINLWFLYVKYIIPFVILIVFASSFYDNFLK, from the coding sequence ATGAAAAGAGGATCTTGGAGTTCAAGACTTACTTATATACTTGCTATTGCGGGCGCTACGGTCGGTTTTGGCGCGACTTGGCGGTTTCCTTATCTGGTCGGTCAAAACGGAGGCGGGGCGTATGTGCTTACCTTTTGTATAGCTATGATCGTCATAGGAATTCCGATGATCTTAGTTGAAAACGCTATCGGAAGGCGCCTTAAAGTAAATGTCATAGACTCTTTTAGCGGTGTTGCAAACGGTAAAAAGATAGCCAAAATTTGGCGAGTGGCAGGCTATATGAGCTTGGCGGGAGCCTTTGGGATAATGGCTTATTATATGGTTATAGGCGGCTGGGTTCTAAATTATATAGCGCAAATTTTATTTGGGTCGCTTGATCTTGCAAGAGTTGTTGATTTTGCCACGACAAGTGCGTTTTATGAGCAAAATATCGTAAATAATCCTTTTGCAGTCGGCTTTGCTACCTTGGTTTTTGTTATGGTAAATTACATCATCTTAACTCAAGGCGCGGTTGAAGGGATCGAAAAGGCGGCTAAGTATCTCATGCCGATACTCTTTTTGCTTATGATTACAATGGTGGTTAAAAACATAACTCTTGAAGGGGCTATGGAAGGGATTAAATTTTATCTCACGCCTGATTTTTCAAAGATCAGTATGAAGCTTTTTGTAGATGTTCTTGGGCAGGTGTTTTTCGCGCTTTCGCTTGGATTTGGTGTGATGATAACGCTTTCTAGTTTTGTTAAAAAGGACGAAGCGCTGGTTAAAATTTCGGTCATAACGGGAATTTTAAACACCGTTATAGCCGTGCTTGCGGGCTTTATGATATTTCCTTCGCTTTTTAGCTTCGGAGTAACGCCTGATAGCGGGCCAAGCCTTGTGTTTAAAAGCCTTCCGATAGTATTTTCGCACATGCCGTTTGGAGGCGTTTTTGCGGTTACGTTTTTTACATTGCTTATGATAGCGGCTCTTACTACTTCGCTTCCTATTTATGAAGTTCTTATAACTACACTTCAAGAAAAGATGAAAATAGATCGCAAAAAAGCGATTTTGATAGTGCTATCGGCTATTTTTGTGCTCGGAAATTTACCTTCTTTAATGGCTACGAATTTGCTAAGTGAAGTAAAAATTTTCGGTAAAAATATCTTTGACGCTTATGACGCCATAAGTGCGACGATATTTTTCGTGCTTACGTCTTTACTTTGTGCGATATTTGTCGGCTGGGTTTTAAGGGATGAGGCGAAGGCTGAAATTTTACAAGGAAGCGAAAATCACAAAAAGATAATCAACTTATGGTTTTTGTATGTAAAATATATAATTCCGTTTGTGATTTTGATCGTTTTTGCAAGCAGCTTTTACGACAATTTTTTGAAATGA
- a CDS encoding M48 family metallopeptidase, whose product MFNLLITIFFIYTLVKIYLAFLQINFIAKESKAKAVVLSEEEYKSAAKIAIANQKFQIASLVYHLGIFMIWAFWGLKFLADITLKGGSVSENIIFVMSFIIISSILELPFGVYETFVKDKKHGFSNTTPKIFIMDTLKALALTLVFGSLFVWLILLCIDFLGELWWLWAFSLSFVIVLMINLIYPTIIAPLFNKMQPLEEGELKSSIEGLLDSCGFKSSGVFSMDASKRDNRLNAYFGGLGATKRVVLFDTLIKKLSLDEIIAVLGHELGHFKHKDLFKMIALSAVMLLAMFALFGNIPASAYNALGLEKEGGAIIVFILLFSPIFSFVFSPVISAVSRKNEFGADKFGASVKSKDDMISALKKLASENRAFPKAHPAYAFIYHSHPSLYERINELKNENR is encoded by the coding sequence ATGTTTAATCTTTTAATAACTATATTTTTTATATACACTTTAGTTAAAATTTATCTGGCGTTTTTGCAGATAAATTTTATAGCTAAAGAGAGTAAGGCTAAAGCCGTCGTGCTTAGCGAGGAAGAGTATAAAAGTGCGGCTAAAATAGCTATCGCAAACCAAAAATTTCAGATAGCAAGCCTTGTTTATCATTTGGGTATATTTATGATCTGGGCGTTTTGGGGGCTTAAATTTTTAGCAGATATCACGCTTAAAGGTGGCTCTGTAAGCGAAAATATCATCTTTGTGATGAGCTTTATAATCATATCCTCTATTCTTGAGTTGCCGTTTGGCGTATATGAAACCTTTGTCAAGGATAAAAAGCACGGATTTTCAAACACGACTCCAAAAATTTTTATAATGGATACTTTAAAAGCTCTTGCCTTAACTCTTGTTTTCGGCTCGCTTTTTGTCTGGCTTATCTTGCTTTGTATCGATTTTTTGGGCGAGCTTTGGTGGTTATGGGCTTTTTCTCTTAGCTTTGTGATAGTTTTAATGATAAATTTGATCTATCCGACTATAATCGCGCCTCTTTTTAACAAGATGCAACCTCTTGAAGAAGGTGAGCTTAAAAGCTCTATAGAAGGACTGCTTGATAGTTGCGGATTTAAAAGTAGCGGTGTATTTAGTATGGACGCAAGCAAGCGAGATAACAGGCTAAATGCTTACTTTGGCGGACTTGGAGCGACAAAGCGCGTGGTGCTTTTTGACACGCTTATAAAAAAGCTTAGCCTAGATGAGATAATCGCCGTTTTGGGTCATGAACTAGGACACTTTAAGCATAAGGATCTATTTAAGATGATAGCTCTTAGTGCCGTGATGCTGCTTGCGATGTTTGCGCTGTTTGGAAATATCCCTGCGTCTGCATATAACGCGCTTGGGCTTGAGAAAGAGGGCGGAGCGATAATCGTATTTATACTTCTTTTCTCGCCGATTTTTAGCTTCGTTTTTAGCCCGGTTATCTCGGCAGTAAGCAGAAAGAACGAGTTTGGCGCGGATAAATTCGGTGCAAGCGTAAAGAGTAAAGATGACATGATAAGTGCGCTTAAGAAGCTGGCTAGTGAAAATAGGGCGTTTCCTAAAGCGCATCCTGCTTATGCTTTTATCTATCACTCGCATCCTAGCCTTTATGAGCGTATAAATGAGCTAAAAAATGAGAATAGATGA
- the prmC gene encoding peptide chain release factor N(5)-glutamine methyltransferase, which produces MRIDEALKEASAQISSLCDNPARVAKILLMHHLGVSIEWVFLNLSKELQDKDEYFALIDRFASCEPLEYITGKAGFYGLEFLVENGVLIPRPETEILVEKSLEILREFNAPKVCEIGVGSGIVSVCLALNSNALITATDINEKALKLAHKNAVKFGVEKRINFIHCAYMDEACGEFDLVVSNPPYIADGYKLSKFVLNEPHEALFGGKNGDEILKNIILQARNRNIKNLVCEMGYDQKESMAKALEINRFEAKFYKDLAGFDRGFVAKFKYQI; this is translated from the coding sequence ATGAGAATAGATGAGGCGCTAAAAGAGGCGAGCGCTCAAATTTCATCTTTATGTGATAATCCCGCAAGAGTTGCTAAAATCCTGCTTATGCATCATCTTGGTGTGAGCATAGAGTGGGTGTTTTTAAATTTAAGCAAAGAGCTTCAGGATAAGGATGAGTATTTTGCCCTTATTGATAGGTTTGCCTCTTGCGAGCCGCTTGAGTATATAACGGGCAAAGCAGGCTTTTACGGACTTGAATTTTTAGTTGAAAATGGAGTTTTAATCCCTCGTCCCGAGACTGAAATCTTGGTTGAAAAATCGCTTGAAATTTTACGCGAATTTAACGCTCCAAAAGTTTGCGAGATAGGCGTTGGAAGCGGGATTGTAAGTGTATGCTTGGCACTTAATTCAAACGCCTTGATAACGGCGACCGATATAAACGAAAAAGCTTTAAAGCTAGCGCATAAAAATGCCGTTAAATTCGGTGTAGAAAAGCGCATAAATTTTATTCATTGCGCCTATATGGACGAGGCTTGTGGCGAATTTGATCTAGTCGTTTCAAATCCGCCTTATATAGCAGACGGCTATAAGCTTAGCAAATTCGTGCTAAATGAGCCGCATGAGGCGCTATTTGGCGGTAAAAACGGCGATGAAATTTTAAAAAACATCATCTTGCAAGCAAGAAACCGTAATATAAAAAATCTCGTTTGCGAGATGGGTTACGATCAAAAAGAAAGTATGGCAAAAGCCCTTGAGATAAACCGATTTGAGGCTAAATTTTATAAGGATTTGGCGGGTTTTGACAGGGGATTTGTCGCCAAATTTAAATATCAAATTTAA
- a CDS encoding DUF4149 domain-containing protein yields the protein MKGLYLLLLAALIGIEISIGAFIAPTLFYPQSIIGDGVLTHFQSGLLMTNIFVKFNYVLIAVAILALVYELFMLRSDVKFALKFSSFMLALINFALATSFVFYFTPYVLNAQALGEAGTTTPEFFQMHKASELVMKVMMVAQLLLFFIKFPRAKEA from the coding sequence ATGAAAGGTTTATATCTTTTGCTTTTAGCGGCTCTAATCGGCATAGAAATCTCAATAGGAGCTTTTATCGCGCCTACACTTTTTTATCCGCAGAGTATCATAGGAGATGGCGTTTTGACACATTTTCAAAGCGGACTTTTGATGACAAATATATTTGTAAAATTTAACTACGTTTTAATCGCGGTTGCGATTTTGGCACTTGTTTACGAGCTTTTTATGCTTAGAAGCGACGTTAAGTTTGCTCTAAAATTCAGCTCTTTTATGCTCGCGCTTATAAATTTTGCTCTAGCTACATCTTTTGTCTTTTATTTTACCCCTTACGTGCTAAACGCGCAGGCTTTGGGTGAAGCAGGAACCACGACGCCTGAGTTTTTTCAGATGCATAAGGCAAGCGAGCTTGTGATGAAAGTGATGATGGTTGCTCAGCTTTTGCTCTTTTTTATCAAATTTCCACGTGCAAAAGAGGCTTAA
- a CDS encoding threonine/serine exporter family protein — MQEKPDIQEVTDFLIDYAAKMLSIGTYTARIDRCVSRIARAYGYDVSLTIFVKHFTISVMDPNDNSIRRTYVKSSATMPISFNLISELSALSWQIYDEQISLKRARSFFNEIISHTKRNFGVSLILMSFANSAFCKLFGGDIGSMASVFVATFIGFYLRHLFSKFGINLKIQYIIVSFISSFIAYLGVYLGVSNTPDVAIGSSILFLMPGVLLINSVFDILNENTLVGISRGLNTGLLIICIAIGVYMTIAISNIELLNV; from the coding sequence ATGCAAGAAAAGCCCGATATCCAAGAGGTGACCGATTTTTTGATCGACTACGCGGCAAAGATGCTAAGCATAGGCACTTACACGGCTCGCATAGATCGCTGCGTAAGCAGGATAGCGCGCGCTTACGGATACGACGTGAGCCTTACTATCTTTGTAAAGCACTTTACTATAAGCGTGATGGATCCAAATGATAATTCTATCCGCCGAACATACGTAAAATCAAGTGCTACAATGCCTATCAGCTTTAACCTCATATCCGAGCTGAGCGCTCTTAGCTGGCAAATTTATGACGAGCAAATTTCGCTTAAAAGAGCAAGAAGCTTTTTTAATGAGATCATAAGCCACACTAAGCGAAATTTCGGCGTATCACTTATCTTGATGAGTTTTGCAAATTCGGCTTTTTGCAAGCTCTTTGGTGGAGATATAGGCTCGATGGCAAGTGTTTTTGTGGCTACTTTTATCGGATTTTATCTAAGACATCTGTTTAGTAAATTTGGCATAAATTTAAAAATTCAATACATAATAGTCTCTTTTATCTCGTCTTTTATCGCTTATCTTGGAGTTTATCTTGGAGTTTCAAATACGCCTGACGTGGCGATTGGATCGAGCATTTTGTTTTTGATGCCGGGCGTTTTGCTTATAAATTCGGTATTTGACATACTTAACGAAAACACGCTCGTTGGCATTAGTAGAGGGCTAAACACCGGACTTTTGATAATCTGTATCGCAATAGGCGTTTATATGACGATTGCCATTTCAAATATAGAGCTTTTAAATGTTTGA
- a CDS encoding threonine/serine exporter family protein produces MFDLIFLTLTDAFFAAIAGLGFAYASSPPKRTLIYSAALAALAHASRFMMLKSEIFSISIATLFASFLVGILGIFFARKLKVPAEIIAFPALLPMVPGIYAYKSILALFSFTNSSEVSQKITYLMLFFDNALTTVAVSLALGVGVSVTLLIFYEQSLMVTRGARCDLKIKKNT; encoded by the coding sequence ATGTTTGATCTCATTTTTTTAACTCTTACGGATGCGTTCTTTGCGGCGATTGCAGGGCTTGGCTTTGCTTATGCGAGTTCTCCTCCGAAACGCACTTTGATATACTCCGCAGCACTCGCCGCACTTGCTCATGCAAGTAGGTTTATGATGCTAAAGAGCGAAATTTTTTCTATCTCGATCGCTACTCTTTTTGCCTCTTTTTTGGTTGGAATTTTAGGGATATTTTTTGCACGCAAATTAAAAGTGCCTGCCGAGATCATAGCTTTTCCAGCGCTTTTGCCGATGGTGCCGGGAATTTACGCTTACAAGAGTATTTTGGCTCTATTTTCTTTTACTAATAGCAGTGAAGTTTCTCAAAAGATCACTTATTTAATGCTCTTTTTTGATAATGCGTTAACCACCGTTGCGGTTTCTCTTGCGCTTGGAGTGGGCGTTTCTGTGACGCTTTTGATCTTTTATGAGCAATCTTTAATGGTAACGCGTGGCGCAAGGTGTGATCTAAAAATTAAAAAAAATACTTAG
- a CDS encoding YbgC/FadM family acyl-CoA thioesterase produces MKFRIYYEDTDAAGIVYHANYIKFCERARSEAFFNSDLEPFSKDGYFVVSEIHAKFKKPATLGDMIEVRSKAVQVKKVSIVINQQIYKVGNLKSKCEPELLFEADVTVVFMNKKGMAKMSEQMLEFISSRLLE; encoded by the coding sequence ATGAAATTTAGAATTTACTACGAAGATACGGACGCTGCCGGCATAGTCTATCACGCTAACTATATCAAATTTTGCGAAAGAGCAAGGAGCGAGGCGTTTTTTAACTCTGATTTAGAGCCGTTTAGTAAGGATGGCTATTTCGTAGTAAGTGAAATTCACGCCAAATTTAAAAAACCCGCAACACTTGGTGATATGATTGAGGTTAGAAGCAAAGCCGTGCAGGTTAAAAAAGTCTCTATTGTTATTAATCAGCAAATTTATAAGGTCGGAAATTTAAAGAGCAAGTGCGAGCCTGAACTGCTCTTTGAAGCCGATGTGACGGTAGTTTTTATGAACAAAAAAGGCATGGCGAAGATGAGTGAGCAGATGCTTGAGTTTATCTCGTCGCGTCTGCTTGAATAA